From a single Corynebacterium kroppenstedtii DSM 44385 genomic region:
- a CDS encoding FHA domain-containing protein FhaB/FipA, with translation MQSTVLFLVKLAILILLWLFIALTLRALKRDSATPSATVLAAPAVAAPQGGPDPTVAPNADGRRNQRNKAPISELVVTNGPQRGQIIDLTSQSEVFVGRASSCTLVLSDDYASSRHARFIRNGNDWFVEDLESRNGTYLNEQRIDQLETLTRGDAIRVGRTTLHVQ, from the coding sequence ATGCAAAGCACGGTGTTGTTTCTCGTTAAACTAGCCATCCTCATCCTGCTCTGGCTCTTTATCGCGCTCACCCTGCGCGCTCTCAAACGGGATTCGGCTACACCCTCAGCCACCGTACTCGCGGCACCCGCCGTAGCAGCGCCCCAAGGCGGCCCTGACCCCACCGTCGCCCCCAACGCCGACGGCAGACGAAACCAGCGGAATAAGGCCCCAATCTCGGAACTCGTCGTGACCAACGGGCCCCAGAGAGGACAAATAATCGACCTGACGTCGCAATCCGAAGTGTTCGTCGGACGAGCATCATCGTGCACACTTGTCCTCAGCGACGACTACGCTTCATCCCGTCACGCACGGTTCATCCGCAACGGAAACGACTGGTTCGTGGAAGACCTAGAATCGCGCAACGGAACATACCTCAACGAACAACGCATCGACCAGCTAGAAACCCTCACCCGCGGAGATGCCATCCGCGTCGGCCGAACCACACTGCACGTGCAGTAG
- the eutC gene encoding ethanolamine ammonia-lyase subunit EutC: protein MTRQLDVTTTGGDAGRAKDDHRPDAWARVRDLTPARIGLGRHGAAQPTSSKLSFAAAHAAARDAVHSSHAGGADDSGDAGSSGTTNGLSFLADASLVRSRAGNRSEYLRRPDLGRLPNDEDLEKLPTREAGWDVGIVMADGLSPDALSYHGKATEEALRDTLHRICPELSIAPTVRADQARVALGDHIAHAMNMRVVVVIIGERPGLSVPYSLGMYITYNASPGTTDERRNCISNIHPPDGLSYDHAAFTAADLISKMMKLGKSGAALKATRQAISSSS, encoded by the coding sequence ATGACGAGGCAGCTCGACGTCACGACCACGGGTGGCGATGCCGGCCGCGCTAAGGACGATCATCGTCCCGACGCGTGGGCGAGAGTCCGTGATCTCACCCCGGCGCGGATCGGGTTAGGCAGACACGGCGCAGCCCAACCGACCTCATCGAAACTATCGTTCGCAGCAGCTCACGCTGCCGCACGCGATGCTGTTCATTCAAGTCATGCCGGTGGCGCGGATGATTCGGGTGACGCGGGTAGTTCCGGCACCACGAACGGACTTTCTTTCCTTGCCGACGCATCGCTCGTGCGGTCACGCGCCGGGAATCGGTCTGAGTATTTACGACGCCCTGACCTGGGACGACTCCCCAATGATGAGGATCTGGAGAAACTGCCCACTCGTGAGGCCGGATGGGATGTGGGGATAGTCATGGCGGATGGCCTCTCCCCCGATGCGCTGTCCTATCACGGGAAAGCCACGGAAGAGGCGTTGCGAGATACGCTTCACCGCATCTGCCCGGAGCTCTCCATTGCCCCCACCGTTAGAGCTGACCAAGCGCGGGTCGCGTTGGGCGATCACATTGCGCACGCCATGAACATGCGCGTGGTTGTCGTCATTATCGGCGAGCGTCCGGGGCTTTCGGTGCCATATTCGCTAGGCATGTACATCACGTATAACGCGTCACCGGGGACGACCGACGAGCGGCGGAACTGCATTTCCAACATTCACCCGCCGGACGGGCTGAGTTATGACCACGCGGCATTCACCGCGGCCGACCTCATCTCGAAAATGATGAAATTGGGGAAATCGGGTGCGGCGTTGAAAGCGACGCGGCAAGCTATTTCCAGTTCCAGCTAA
- a CDS encoding MFS transporter, translating to MSAMNATVRRLYDGVALSYGMTMVVLGSTIPSGLYSIYQRDWGLGSSSTVVFFSFYVVGVVIALLFGHVSDTVGRKPVILTCVALSLASSVTFTLTTNFPGLCIARTLSGLSVGLCTGAFTAALQEAISPALGALLSTIYTSLSLALGPLFGAVIALHSGLPLRIPFIIYGILTVVAGALVLLITETLENRGRLSLKVQIGVPKNLVSAFIPFAVAIGVAYGTNGLFQSVVPLSMKGLGVSSQLGMAFTTFLMLAVSAVTQIGMAFLPREPSLAAGMIILVVGLGSTAVSLIIGEPIVAWFGICISGIGQGISFRTSLAGTAELSPRSDKAKTVSTYYVVGYVATAVPALAAGIVGGQPYAVATVCAVVAAFAISNVFLLRSSKRR from the coding sequence ATGAGCGCGATGAATGCTACGGTGCGACGACTTTATGACGGTGTAGCACTGTCGTACGGAATGACGATGGTCGTACTCGGGTCGACGATTCCGTCGGGGTTGTATTCGATATATCAGCGGGATTGGGGGCTGGGTTCCAGCTCAACTGTCGTCTTCTTTTCTTTTTATGTCGTCGGTGTGGTTATTGCCTTATTGTTTGGCCACGTTTCTGACACTGTGGGAAGAAAACCAGTTATTTTGACGTGTGTTGCTCTCTCGCTGGCCTCGAGTGTGACCTTTACACTGACAACTAATTTCCCTGGTTTGTGTATTGCCCGCACGCTATCCGGGTTATCGGTGGGGTTATGCACTGGTGCATTTACGGCAGCTCTGCAAGAGGCGATATCTCCCGCCTTAGGCGCCCTTCTGAGCACGATTTACACATCATTGAGCTTGGCTCTCGGGCCTTTGTTTGGCGCGGTCATTGCCTTACATTCGGGGTTACCCCTAAGAATTCCTTTCATCATTTACGGAATTCTGACGGTTGTAGCCGGTGCATTGGTGTTATTAATCACCGAAACTCTCGAGAATCGAGGACGGCTGAGTCTGAAAGTTCAGATCGGTGTTCCGAAGAATCTCGTGTCTGCTTTCATTCCCTTCGCCGTCGCCATTGGCGTTGCCTACGGTACAAACGGGCTTTTCCAGTCTGTCGTCCCACTAAGCATGAAAGGCTTAGGAGTATCCAGCCAACTGGGTATGGCCTTTACGACGTTTCTCATGCTTGCGGTCTCCGCGGTAACTCAAATTGGGATGGCATTTCTTCCCCGCGAGCCAAGTTTGGCGGCTGGAATGATTATTTTGGTGGTGGGCCTGGGATCCACCGCGGTGTCCCTCATCATTGGCGAGCCCATCGTGGCCTGGTTCGGCATCTGTATTTCAGGTATTGGGCAGGGAATCAGTTTTCGCACTTCGTTGGCTGGCACAGCCGAACTATCGCCACGATCCGATAAAGCCAAGACAGTGTCGACGTACTACGTGGTCGGTTACGTGGCCACGGCCGTCCCGGCTCTCGCGGCAGGAATTGTGGGCGGTCAACCTTATGCTGTTGCCACCGTGTGTGCCGTCGTCGCCGCTTTTGCTATAAGCAATGTGTTTTTACTACGCAGTAGTAAGCGTCGGTAA
- a CDS encoding DUF3662 and FHA domain-containing protein, producing the protein MDMLGRFRKLDSSLQRGMDNGFARVFGGSVVPAEIEELLKQEAEDSLVYGPHGTLYAPDRYVVYLAAKDLDKINDADPDLNFDLSDLLGRFIRNEGWRTYEAVTVDLKSDKGLHTGQLKCHSSVSEHQDARPVSPPTEVYASQHNNSANQDQPGQAGQPEGQSGYPHSVDSDSYRHAQAWSEVADAADTANPAPGTGHVSPADAAAAPNAQDNGGYVPGQASVSGQANEQAAVTLLLQDGSSRTYHVHEGTNIIGRGNQVDFRLPDTGVSRRHAELVWDGKEAVLVDLHSTNGTTVNDTPIDNWLLADGDVITVGHSYIEVRINTPQK; encoded by the coding sequence ATGGATATGCTCGGGCGTTTCCGAAAGCTCGATAGCTCCCTGCAACGCGGCATGGATAATGGATTCGCGCGCGTCTTCGGCGGATCCGTCGTGCCTGCTGAAATTGAGGAACTCTTGAAGCAAGAGGCCGAGGATTCCTTGGTTTATGGACCCCACGGCACTCTATATGCCCCCGACCGGTACGTCGTCTACCTTGCAGCAAAAGACTTAGACAAAATTAACGACGCCGATCCGGACCTGAACTTCGACCTCTCTGACCTGCTTGGACGCTTCATCCGCAACGAAGGATGGCGCACGTACGAAGCCGTCACTGTGGACCTCAAGAGCGACAAAGGCCTGCACACCGGCCAGCTCAAGTGCCACTCCTCCGTGTCGGAGCACCAGGATGCGCGGCCAGTGAGCCCGCCCACCGAGGTCTACGCATCACAACACAACAACTCCGCCAACCAGGATCAGCCGGGGCAGGCCGGACAGCCAGAGGGACAATCCGGCTACCCTCACAGCGTCGACTCTGACAGCTACCGCCATGCACAAGCGTGGTCCGAAGTTGCCGACGCCGCCGACACCGCTAACCCCGCCCCTGGAACCGGGCACGTCTCCCCCGCCGATGCCGCAGCAGCGCCGAACGCACAGGACAACGGCGGGTATGTCCCAGGACAAGCGTCGGTAAGCGGACAGGCAAACGAACAAGCGGCCGTCACCCTCTTACTGCAAGACGGGTCCTCCCGGACATATCACGTACACGAAGGAACAAATATCATCGGGCGTGGTAACCAGGTGGATTTCCGCCTCCCAGATACCGGCGTTTCGCGGCGACATGCCGAACTCGTGTGGGACGGGAAGGAGGCCGTCCTGGTGGACCTGCACTCCACCAACGGCACCACTGTCAACGACACCCCGATCGACAACTGGCTGCTGGCTGACGGAGACGTCATCACCGTCGGACACTCTTATATAGAGGTGCGAATCAACACGCCTCAGAAGTAG
- the eat gene encoding ethanolamine permease, whose protein sequence is MTATLETTTQLSTHLKQGSFNWVVLAGLGVSFVISGDFAGWQFGLGSGGWGGLFCALLIVAVLYMGMCLALAELSAALPSAGGGHLFAQVAVGDFAGFMTAIAILLEYVLAPAAIATFISSYVESLHIPGVPAGWPIYLFCYIAVVVVHLAGAGEALKAMCVVTIIAVAALVLYTVVMAPHVHISAFTDGWSGASSHTAPGTPDRISLFDGGFAGIWAAIPFAMWFFLAIEGVPMAAEEAKDPARSVPKAIVVAMMILLVAAITMMVVGPGAAGTGVVAESGNPLVAALERVGANHAVVVAINYAALLGLVASFFSIIYGYSRLTFSLSRAGLLPAFLSTTNRRGAPTWALIVPACVGFALTLVADGDALMSVAVFGAVVSYALMMVAHIVLRVRRPELPRPYRTPGGVVTSGVALVLSLGAVVATFMNAPVLAGCALGVMALAAVGYAVWGRNTSPVDIAQERAARERARQERPERDLRARDLEAPDLQTPAHTPRTTTILQAEEVR, encoded by the coding sequence TTCGGACTCGGCTCCGGCGGCTGGGGTGGCCTTTTCTGTGCTCTCCTCATCGTTGCGGTGCTGTACATGGGCATGTGTCTGGCCCTCGCGGAGCTGTCGGCCGCCCTCCCCTCAGCGGGCGGTGGCCACCTGTTTGCGCAGGTAGCAGTGGGTGATTTCGCCGGTTTCATGACGGCGATCGCCATTCTGTTGGAGTACGTGCTGGCCCCCGCCGCCATCGCAACCTTCATCAGCAGTTATGTTGAATCCCTCCACATCCCGGGCGTTCCCGCAGGTTGGCCCATTTATCTCTTCTGCTACATCGCGGTGGTGGTTGTCCACCTGGCAGGCGCCGGCGAGGCCCTCAAAGCGATGTGCGTCGTCACCATCATCGCCGTCGCTGCACTGGTGCTGTACACCGTGGTGATGGCCCCGCACGTGCATATCAGCGCGTTCACCGATGGCTGGTCGGGAGCATCATCCCACACTGCACCCGGTACGCCTGACCGCATTTCTCTTTTCGATGGTGGCTTCGCGGGAATTTGGGCGGCTATTCCTTTCGCCATGTGGTTCTTCCTGGCCATCGAGGGCGTTCCGATGGCTGCCGAAGAGGCGAAGGACCCGGCGCGATCGGTTCCGAAGGCGATCGTCGTCGCAATGATGATCCTGTTAGTGGCGGCTATCACGATGATGGTCGTGGGGCCGGGTGCCGCGGGCACTGGCGTGGTGGCCGAGTCGGGAAATCCGCTGGTGGCCGCCCTTGAGCGCGTCGGCGCGAACCATGCCGTTGTGGTGGCCATCAACTACGCGGCCTTGTTGGGCCTGGTGGCGTCGTTCTTTTCAATCATTTATGGCTATTCGCGGCTAACGTTTTCGCTGTCCCGTGCCGGTTTGCTTCCCGCTTTCTTATCGACGACGAACCGACGCGGCGCGCCGACGTGGGCGTTGATTGTCCCTGCGTGCGTGGGTTTTGCGTTGACGTTGGTGGCGGATGGTGACGCTCTGATGTCTGTTGCTGTGTTTGGTGCCGTGGTGTCGTACGCATTGATGATGGTGGCGCATATTGTGTTGCGGGTGCGGCGCCCGGAGTTGCCGCGGCCGTACCGGACGCCCGGTGGCGTCGTGACCTCGGGTGTTGCGTTGGTGTTGTCGCTGGGCGCGGTTGTGGCAACGTTCATGAATGCGCCTGTGCTCGCCGGATGTGCGTTGGGTGTGATGGCGCTGGCAGCCGTCGGATACGCAGTGTGGGGCCGGAATACATCACCGGTGGATATTGCGCAGGAGCGTGCAGCGCGGGAACGTGCTAGGCAGGAACGCCCCGAGCGGGACTTGAGAGCGCGCGACCTGGAGGCACCTGACCTGCAAACTCCCGCCCACACCCCGCGCACAACCACCATCCTCCAGGCCGAGGAGGTCCGCTAA
- a CDS encoding ethanolamine ammonia-lyase subunit EutB — translation MFSQHLAGHTYSFDSLTEVMAKASPIRSGDQLAGCAANSAAERVAAAMVLADVGLSEFLRRPLIEDAVTDLIHRTHDSDAFRPLAHMTVGSFREYLLEQAYRGADISSLAWALTPEMAAAVSKLMSNGELIAVSAALSVVTKFRTTLGLPGCLSSRLQPNHPTDDPAGVAASVLDGLLFGCGDAVVGINPAGDSPEAVRDLLLLLDEVRRRYSIPMQSSVLTHISTTIDLMEAGAPVDLPFQSIAGTQGALRSFGVSLDMLAEAEQAADELHRGTVGTNALYFETGQGSCLSAGANIGVDGPVDQQTLEARAYGVARAYRPLLVNTVVGFIGPEYLYDGKQIIRAGLEDNFCGRLLGIQMGCDVCYTNHAETDSDDMDTLLHLLAAANTGFVIAVPGADDIMLGYQSLSFHDIAQVRATMGKRPAPEFEEWLHTTGVTDEAGLLADDGPAPALSPEHAIELGWTS, via the coding sequence ATGTTTTCCCAACACCTAGCTGGACACACCTACTCATTCGACTCCTTAACAGAGGTGATGGCGAAGGCGTCACCTATCCGCTCGGGCGACCAACTGGCCGGATGCGCCGCCAATTCCGCGGCCGAGCGCGTCGCCGCCGCCATGGTGCTGGCAGACGTGGGACTCAGCGAGTTCCTCCGTCGCCCACTCATCGAAGATGCCGTCACAGACCTCATCCACCGAACCCACGACTCCGACGCGTTTCGCCCGCTCGCGCATATGACCGTAGGCTCATTCCGCGAATACCTCCTGGAACAGGCCTATCGCGGCGCCGACATCTCCTCGTTGGCGTGGGCATTAACACCAGAGATGGCCGCGGCTGTCTCCAAACTGATGAGCAATGGCGAGCTGATCGCGGTCTCCGCCGCGTTGAGCGTCGTCACGAAATTCCGCACAACACTGGGTTTACCTGGCTGTTTGTCGTCGCGCCTACAACCCAACCACCCCACCGATGACCCCGCGGGTGTGGCGGCCAGTGTCCTCGACGGGCTGCTGTTTGGGTGCGGCGACGCGGTGGTAGGCATTAATCCGGCCGGCGATTCCCCCGAAGCGGTCCGTGACCTGCTGCTTCTGCTCGACGAGGTGCGGCGGCGGTACTCCATCCCCATGCAGTCGAGCGTGCTCACACATATCTCGACGACGATTGACCTCATGGAGGCCGGCGCGCCCGTGGACCTGCCTTTTCAATCAATTGCGGGGACGCAGGGAGCGCTGCGGTCCTTCGGGGTGTCGCTCGACATGCTGGCCGAAGCAGAGCAGGCCGCGGACGAATTGCACCGAGGAACCGTCGGCACGAATGCTTTGTATTTTGAGACCGGCCAGGGATCGTGCCTGTCGGCGGGTGCGAACATCGGTGTCGATGGGCCGGTTGACCAGCAAACTTTGGAGGCTCGCGCGTACGGGGTGGCGCGTGCGTATCGGCCGCTGTTGGTTAATACGGTGGTGGGGTTCATCGGGCCCGAATACCTGTACGACGGTAAGCAAATTATCCGGGCGGGGCTAGAGGACAATTTCTGCGGCCGGCTCCTGGGCATTCAAATGGGGTGCGACGTGTGCTACACCAACCATGCCGAAACGGATAGCGACGATATGGACACGCTCCTGCACCTTCTGGCCGCGGCGAACACCGGTTTCGTTATTGCCGTTCCGGGTGCCGACGACATCATGCTGGGCTATCAGTCTCTGTCCTTCCATGACATCGCGCAGGTTCGCGCCACCATGGGCAAACGGCCGGCGCCCGAATTCGAAGAGTGGTTGCACACAACCGGGGTCACGGATGAGGCCGGTTTACTTGCCGACGACGGACCTGCGCCTGCGCTCTCACCCGAGCATGCGATCGAATTGGGGTGGACATCATGA